A window from Bordetella petrii encodes these proteins:
- a CDS encoding YggT family protein has translation MFGDILRFLLEITFTLFGAALIARAWIHAVRLHPFNPLARGVFQVTNWLVLPIRKLIPAGHSIDWSSLFAAWLTALAYLVLVWMLAVGSLIPAALLPAALGSSLLMVAKWTLNLIVWLTLLQAVLSWINPMSPLMALLQTLTAPLLEPIRRILPRASAIDFSPLVLLILAQVALMMLARLTYGLLGV, from the coding sequence ATGTTCGGCGATATCCTCCGCTTCCTGCTCGAAATCACCTTTACGCTGTTCGGCGCGGCCCTGATCGCGCGCGCCTGGATCCACGCGGTGCGCCTGCACCCTTTCAATCCGCTGGCCCGCGGCGTCTTCCAGGTTACCAACTGGCTGGTGCTGCCCATCCGCAAACTGATCCCGGCCGGCCATTCCATCGACTGGTCCAGCCTGTTCGCCGCCTGGCTGACGGCGCTGGCCTACCTGGTGCTGGTGTGGATGCTGGCCGTGGGCTCGCTGATCCCGGCCGCGCTGCTGCCGGCGGCGCTGGGTTCGTCGCTGCTGATGGTGGCGAAGTGGACACTGAATCTCATCGTATGGCTGACGCTGCTGCAGGCGGTGCTGTCGTGGATCAACCCGATGTCGCCGCTGATGGCGCTGCTGCAAACCCTGACCGCCCCGCTGCTCGAGCCCATCCGACGCATCCTGCCACGCGCCTCGGCCATCGATTTCTCGCCGCTGGTGCTGTTGATCCTGGCGCAGGTCGCGCTGATGATGCTGGCCCGCCTGACCTACGGGTTGCTGGGGGTGTAG